A single Sphingopyxis chilensis DNA region contains:
- a CDS encoding AMP-binding protein, translated as MDSHFSWSTGYNHPTDWDQAFAPLSLPDMLAASVARRGDAPMLDFMGRQFGYAEVARGAARVARGLQQRGIGKGSRVGLFLPNVPHYVAAYYGALAAGATVVNFSPLYTVAELEAQVEDSGTDTLFTISAAALLPTALEVLDGSSLKQLVVGSVAGGLPTAKSVLYRLFKRSEVAALPADPRIIRFSALTDNDGKPDPVTIDPEKDIALIQYTGGTTGTPKGAKLTHQNLTANARQVNAIDPDHEAEDRILGVLPFFHVFANTCVLNRTVLNGGTITMLPRFDAKQALQAITRTKTTALPGVPTMYQALLDHPDLTRTDFSSLRICISGGAPMPAELREKFVAATGAALVEGYGLTESSGVVATNPYEGPVRAGTIGQPIPATQIRLLDKEDPSRDAPDGEPGELAVKGPQIMQGYWNRPEADKDSFTDDGWLRTGDVAVVEDGGYIRIVDRLKDMIAVGGFKVYPSVIEAHLYEHPAVKEAIVLGVPDAYRGEAPKAFVTIEEGFDVSGEALAAWLNPKLGKHERVNAVEVRLNLPKTMIGKLDRKALRAEEGSR; from the coding sequence ATGGACAGCCATTTTTCCTGGTCGACCGGCTATAATCACCCCACCGACTGGGATCAGGCCTTCGCGCCGCTGTCGCTCCCCGACATGCTGGCCGCCAGCGTCGCGCGGCGCGGCGATGCCCCGATGCTCGACTTCATGGGGCGCCAGTTCGGCTATGCCGAGGTCGCACGCGGCGCGGCGCGCGTCGCGCGCGGGCTGCAACAGCGCGGGATCGGCAAGGGCAGCCGCGTCGGCCTCTTCCTGCCCAACGTCCCCCATTATGTCGCGGCCTATTATGGCGCGCTCGCTGCCGGCGCGACGGTGGTCAATTTCTCGCCACTCTACACCGTCGCCGAACTCGAGGCGCAGGTCGAGGATTCGGGCACCGACACGCTGTTCACGATCAGCGCCGCGGCGCTGCTGCCCACCGCGCTCGAGGTGCTCGACGGGTCGAGCCTCAAGCAGCTCGTCGTCGGATCGGTCGCCGGCGGGCTCCCCACGGCGAAGTCGGTTCTCTATCGCCTGTTCAAGCGCAGCGAGGTCGCAGCGTTGCCCGCCGACCCGCGCATCATCCGCTTCTCGGCGCTCACCGACAACGACGGCAAGCCCGATCCGGTCACGATCGACCCCGAAAAGGACATCGCGCTGATCCAATATACCGGCGGCACGACCGGGACGCCGAAAGGCGCCAAGCTGACGCACCAGAATCTTACCGCCAACGCGCGGCAGGTGAATGCCATCGACCCCGACCATGAAGCCGAGGACCGCATCCTCGGCGTCCTCCCCTTCTTCCACGTCTTCGCGAACACCTGCGTGCTCAACCGCACCGTGCTCAACGGCGGCACGATCACGATGCTGCCGCGCTTCGATGCGAAACAGGCGCTTCAGGCGATTACGCGAACGAAGACGACCGCGCTGCCCGGCGTGCCGACGATGTATCAGGCGCTGCTCGATCATCCCGACCTCACGAGGACCGACTTCTCCAGCTTGCGCATCTGTATCTCGGGCGGCGCACCGATGCCCGCCGAGCTGCGTGAGAAATTCGTCGCCGCCACCGGCGCCGCGCTCGTCGAAGGCTATGGCCTCACCGAAAGTTCGGGCGTCGTCGCGACCAATCCCTATGAGGGGCCGGTGCGCGCCGGCACGATCGGCCAGCCGATCCCCGCAACGCAGATCCGCCTGCTCGACAAGGAAGACCCGTCAAGGGATGCGCCCGACGGCGAACCCGGCGAGCTCGCCGTCAAGGGCCCGCAGATCATGCAGGGATACTGGAACCGCCCCGAGGCGGACAAGGACAGCTTCACCGACGATGGCTGGCTACGCACCGGCGACGTCGCCGTGGTCGAGGATGGTGGCTATATCCGCATCGTCGACCGGCTGAAGGACATGATCGCGGTCGGCGGGTTCAAGGTATACCCCAGCGTGATCGAGGCGCATCTCTACGAACATCCGGCGGTCAAGGAAGCGATCGTCCTCGGCGTCCCCGACGCCTATCGCGGCGAGGCGCCGAAGGCTTTTGTGACGATCGAGGAGGGCTTCGACGTCAGCGGCGAGGCGCTCGCCGCGTGGCTCAACCCCAAGCTCGGCAAGCATGAGCGGGTGAACGCGGTCGAGGTGCGACTGAACCTGCCCAAAACAATGATCGGCAAGCTCGACCGCAAGGCGTTGCGGGCGGAAGAGGGGAGCCGGTGA
- a CDS encoding MerC domain-containing protein — MTHVASPAPAPALTRLGALVRAARDSRPLTSLSGDQLAMGLSGLCLVHCLATTIFFASIASVGGVFLDNHLFHEIGLIIAIGFALITLVSGVLSHGYMMPFAVGSFGLGMMAGALSRPHDGSEVIATMIGVAVVALGHDLNRRARH; from the coding sequence GTGACCCATGTCGCCAGCCCTGCCCCTGCCCCTGCCCTGACGCGCCTCGGCGCGCTGGTAAGGGCTGCGCGCGATTCGCGGCCGCTGACCTCGCTTTCGGGCGATCAGCTGGCGATGGGCCTGTCGGGGCTCTGCCTCGTCCACTGCCTTGCAACGACCATTTTCTTCGCCTCGATCGCCTCGGTCGGCGGGGTGTTTCTCGACAATCACCTGTTCCACGAGATCGGACTGATCATCGCGATCGGCTTCGCGCTCATCACGCTCGTCTCGGGCGTGCTCAGTCACGGCTATATGATGCCCTTCGCGGTCGGCAGCTTCGGGCTCGGCATGATGGCGGGCGCGCTGTCGCGGCCGCACGACGGCAGCGAAGTGATCGCGACGATGATCGGCGTTGCGGTCGTCGCGCTGGGTCACGACCTCAACCGCCGCGCGCGGCACTGA
- a CDS encoding Fur family transcriptional regulator, with the protein MGKHDHPHVEASGASLARAAQTALEGAGEAWTDMRAEIFDAVAEIGKPASAYEIADIVSQKRGKRVAPNSVYRILDLFVANNLVRRVESANAFVANSHPGCLHDCIFLICDTCGSAVHVDDDKLSTGVRAAANATGFAAERPVIEVRGKCAECQ; encoded by the coding sequence ATGGGCAAGCATGATCATCCGCACGTCGAGGCCAGCGGCGCCTCGCTCGCCAGGGCGGCGCAGACCGCGCTCGAGGGCGCGGGCGAAGCCTGGACCGACATGCGCGCCGAGATTTTCGACGCGGTCGCCGAAATCGGCAAGCCGGCGAGCGCCTATGAAATCGCCGACATCGTCTCGCAGAAGCGCGGCAAGCGCGTCGCGCCGAACAGCGTCTATCGCATCCTCGACCTGTTCGTCGCGAACAACCTCGTCCGCCGCGTCGAAAGCGCCAACGCCTTCGTCGCGAACAGCCATCCGGGCTGCCTCCACGACTGCATCTTCCTGATCTGCGATACGTGCGGCAGCGCGGTGCATGTCGACGACGACAAATTGTCGACCGGCGTCCGCGCCGCCGCGAACGCAACCGGCTTCGCCGCCGAGCGCCCCGTGATCGAGGTGCGCGGCAAATGCGCCGAGTGCCAATAA
- a CDS encoding fumarate hydratase, whose amino-acid sequence MNTVIIREDDLIETIADALQYISYFHPMDYIRALGAAYEREVSPAAKDAMAQILSNSRMCAEGHRPICQDTGIVTVFIKWGMDCRLDSPRSLQQVVDEGVRKAYLHPENKLRASILADPAFSRVNTKDNTPSVLNVEMVPGAKVHIDVAAKGGGSENKSKFKMMNPSDSIVDWVLEMVPQMGAGWCPPGMLGIGIGGTAEKAMLLAKQSLMDPIDMTELLARGPASPTEELRIELYEKVNALGIGAQGLGGLATVLDVKIADWPTHAASKPVAMIPNCAATRHAHVTLDGSGPAFLEPPVLADYPQIDWQPDTAAIRVDLDNLTPEVVASWKQGDRLLLNGKMLTGRDAAHKRIADMLAKGEELPVTFRDRVIYYVGPVDPVGEEIVGPAGPTTATRMDKFMDMMLGQGLLACVGKAERGPAATQSIAKHKSAYLMAVGGAAYLVSRAIKGSQVVGFADLGMEAIYEFEVSDFPVTVAVDSKGQNVHVNAPMLWQKRIKDEGLLEKA is encoded by the coding sequence ATGAACACCGTGATCATCCGCGAAGACGACCTCATCGAAACGATCGCCGACGCACTCCAGTACATCAGCTATTTCCACCCGATGGACTATATCCGCGCGCTCGGCGCCGCCTATGAACGCGAAGTGTCGCCGGCCGCGAAGGACGCGATGGCGCAGATATTGTCGAACAGCCGCATGTGCGCCGAGGGGCACCGCCCGATCTGCCAGGACACCGGCATCGTCACCGTCTTCATCAAATGGGGCATGGACTGCCGCCTCGACAGCCCGCGCAGCCTGCAGCAGGTGGTCGATGAGGGCGTGCGCAAGGCCTATCTCCACCCCGAAAACAAGCTGCGCGCCTCGATCCTCGCCGACCCCGCATTCAGCCGCGTCAATACGAAGGACAACACGCCCTCGGTGCTCAACGTCGAGATGGTCCCCGGCGCAAAAGTCCACATCGACGTCGCTGCAAAGGGCGGCGGCAGCGAGAATAAGTCGAAGTTCAAGATGATGAACCCGTCCGACAGCATCGTCGACTGGGTGCTCGAAATGGTGCCGCAGATGGGCGCCGGCTGGTGCCCGCCCGGCATGCTCGGTATCGGCATCGGCGGCACCGCCGAAAAGGCGATGCTGCTCGCCAAGCAGTCGCTGATGGACCCGATCGACATGACCGAGCTGCTCGCGCGCGGGCCGGCGAGTCCGACCGAGGAATTGCGCATCGAGCTCTATGAAAAGGTCAACGCGCTCGGCATCGGCGCGCAGGGCCTCGGCGGCCTCGCGACCGTGCTCGACGTCAAGATCGCCGACTGGCCGACCCACGCCGCGTCGAAGCCCGTCGCGATGATCCCGAACTGCGCCGCGACGCGCCATGCCCACGTTACGCTCGACGGCAGCGGCCCCGCCTTCCTCGAACCGCCGGTGCTCGCGGACTATCCGCAGATCGACTGGCAGCCCGACACGGCCGCAATCCGCGTCGATCTCGACAATCTCACCCCCGAAGTCGTCGCGAGCTGGAAACAGGGCGACCGGCTTTTGCTCAACGGCAAGATGCTCACCGGCCGCGACGCCGCGCACAAGCGCATCGCCGACATGCTCGCCAAGGGCGAGGAGCTGCCCGTCACCTTCCGCGACCGCGTCATCTATTATGTCGGCCCTGTTGACCCAGTCGGCGAGGAAATCGTCGGCCCCGCGGGCCCGACCACCGCAACGCGCATGGACAAATTCATGGACATGATGCTGGGTCAGGGCCTGCTCGCCTGCGTCGGCAAAGCCGAACGCGGCCCCGCCGCGACGCAATCGATCGCCAAGCACAAGAGCGCCTATCTGATGGCGGTCGGCGGCGCCGCCTATCTCGTGTCGCGCGCGATTAAAGGCAGCCAGGTCGTCGGCTTCGCCGACCTTGGCATGGAAGCGATCTACGAATTCGAGGTCAGCGATTTCCCCGTCACCGTCGCGGTCGACAGCAAAGGCCAGAACGTCCACGTCAACGCGCCGATGCTGTGGCAGAAGCGGATCAAGGACGAAGGGTTGCTGGAGAAGGCGTGA